In the genome of bacterium, one region contains:
- a CDS encoding DNA adenine methylase: MKKINKNITAKTHPAHYMMHKYWGRKPHNVVSDYILNFTKPGDIVLDPFMGSGVVVIESLKHKRKAIGIDLNPMACFIAQNTISKVDLEDFERTFYNIFKKNYEKFIELYNTKCPKCGSIVPFENSIWDHESFSKVSATCSSCGKFIKSTDSSDQKTLKDSIKLFSKLDKTNKIFYPKDEILKFVKRNGKSKLSEFFTERALVVLGSIIKDIEQVKNESTKNLILLCFTSMLPNVSKMIPGDVHSVNGKSGWVISKLWAPKVHTEKNVFNSFKHRFLKIKKGKEEIAGIFDPKNAQILNVDATNLKVVKSSSVDYIFTDPPYGDSIAYFGLSMFWNGWLKNKVNYEGEIIYDPYRNKKYEDYSSRMAKVYSELHRVLKDGKYLSFTFHNRNLNIWKAVMDAVTSGGFHLVNVVYQEQAVTSGTQGINRNNTLRGDFVYNFQKNSKIKPVEKKIDHRDNETEIIKKVKFWISNNEGFMSSDSLYEKLIPFIVEKNLYSDNQGRVTNIEGLLKQNFKYKQNRSKEYGWQER; the protein is encoded by the coding sequence ATGAAAAAAATAAACAAAAATATTACCGCAAAAACTCATCCTGCCCACTACATGATGCACAAGTACTGGGGGAGGAAACCACATAATGTGGTGAGTGATTATATATTAAATTTTACAAAACCTGGCGATATCGTATTAGACCCTTTTATGGGTAGCGGAGTTGTTGTAATTGAATCACTCAAACATAAGCGTAAAGCAATTGGGATAGACCTCAACCCAATGGCTTGTTTTATTGCGCAAAATACTATAAGCAAAGTTGACTTAGAAGACTTCGAAAGGACTTTTTATAATATATTCAAGAAGAATTATGAGAAATTTATCGAATTATATAATACCAAATGTCCAAAGTGTGGTTCAATTGTACCTTTTGAAAATTCAATTTGGGACCATGAATCTTTTTCAAAAGTCAGTGCTACTTGCAGTTCCTGTGGAAAGTTTATTAAGTCGACTGATTCAAGCGATCAAAAAACTTTAAAAGACTCTATAAAACTTTTTAGTAAACTCGATAAAACAAACAAAATATTTTACCCAAAGGATGAAATATTAAAATTTGTCAAAAGAAATGGCAAGAGCAAATTAAGTGAATTTTTTACTGAACGGGCTCTTGTGGTTTTGGGTTCAATTATTAAGGATATTGAGCAGGTTAAAAATGAAAGTACAAAAAATTTAATTTTATTGTGTTTTACATCCATGCTACCCAATGTTTCCAAGATGATCCCAGGTGATGTGCATTCAGTCAATGGTAAATCCGGATGGGTTATTAGTAAACTATGGGCTCCTAAAGTACATACTGAAAAAAATGTTTTCAATAGTTTTAAGCACCGGTTTCTAAAGATAAAAAAAGGTAAAGAAGAAATTGCAGGAATTTTTGATCCCAAGAATGCGCAAATTTTAAATGTAGATGCAACTAACTTAAAGGTAGTCAAATCTTCTTCTGTAGATTACATATTTACTGACCCCCCGTACGGTGACAGTATTGCATACTTTGGACTTAGTATGTTTTGGAATGGGTGGCTTAAAAATAAAGTAAATTATGAAGGTGAAATTATTTACGATCCATATCGTAATAAAAAATACGAAGATTATTCGTCTAGAATGGCAAAAGTGTATTCCGAATTGCATAGAGTTTTAAAAGATGGTAAATATCTTTCTTTTACTTTCCATAACAGAAATTTAAACATATGGAAAGCTGTGATGGATGCTGTAACCAGTGGCGGTTTTCATCTTGTGAATGTTGTTTATCAGGAACAAGCAGTTACCTCTGGAACTCAAGGCATAAATCGAAACAATACACTGAGAGGAGATTTTGTCTATAATTTTCAGAAAAACTCTAAAATAAAACCCGTAGAAAAGAAAATAGATCACAGAGACAATGAGACTGAAATTATTAAAAAAGTAAAGTTTTGGATATCGAATAATGAAGGTTTCATGTCATCAGATTCTCTGTACGAGAAACTGATTCCTTTCATCGTGGAAAAGAATTTATATTCAGATAATCAAGGGCGGGTTACTAATATCGAAGGTTTGTTAAAGCAGAACTTTAAATATAAGCAAAATCGATCTAAAGAATATGGCTGGCAAGAAAGATAA
- a CDS encoding DNA cytosine methyltransferase, with amino-acid sequence MAGKKDNLKIIDLFAGVGGISTGFKRAGFDVVSANEYNSEIADTYIKNHPGTKVIVEDITKVKTSDLLNGEKKIDVIVGGPPCQGFSMAGRRIRNSGAFLNDPRNELFKEFIRVVKDIQPKIFVMENVAAMLNIHNGAIRDEIINRFEELGYKTKVHVLLAAEYGVPQLRKRAVFIGNKIGIDPDELFPEKTHGNDRKNPYVTIAESILDLPKVNAGSGSFESSYLPSKKLTPYQKARRGKSRKLYNHQATQHDLRIIDILKNIKEGEGRSSIPSKLQTKSVHSGAFGRLDRNKPAYTITTRFDTPSVGRVTHPTQHRALTPREAARIQSFDDSFIFYGSKSSIGTQIGNAVPPLLAEAIASRISKVLNKYDK; translated from the coding sequence ATGGCTGGCAAGAAAGATAATTTAAAAATAATTGACTTATTTGCTGGAGTAGGAGGAATTTCTACTGGCTTTAAAAGGGCTGGTTTTGATGTTGTATCTGCTAATGAATACAATTCTGAGATTGCTGATACTTATATAAAAAATCATCCAGGTACAAAAGTGATAGTCGAAGATATAACCAAGGTTAAAACCTCTGACTTACTCAATGGAGAAAAAAAGATTGATGTCATTGTTGGTGGACCACCATGCCAAGGGTTTAGTATGGCAGGACGTAGAATTCGCAATAGCGGAGCCTTTTTAAATGATCCCAGAAATGAACTATTCAAAGAATTTATTAGAGTTGTAAAAGATATTCAACCTAAGATATTTGTAATGGAGAATGTCGCTGCCATGCTTAATATACACAATGGTGCTATACGGGATGAAATAATAAACAGATTTGAAGAGCTGGGCTATAAGACTAAGGTACATGTACTTTTAGCAGCAGAATATGGGGTACCCCAACTTAGAAAAAGGGCAGTATTTATTGGTAATAAAATAGGGATAGATCCTGACGAACTTTTTCCAGAAAAAACACATGGAAACGATAGAAAAAATCCATATGTGACTATAGCTGAATCAATTTTAGATTTGCCAAAAGTTAATGCAGGCTCTGGTAGTTTTGAATCATCTTATCTGCCCTCTAAAAAACTTACCCCTTATCAAAAAGCAAGAAGGGGCAAAAGTAGAAAGCTATACAACCATCAAGCTACTCAGCATGACCTTCGTATTATTGATATACTAAAAAATATCAAAGAAGGCGAAGGAAGATCTAGTATTCCCTCAAAACTTCAAACTAAATCCGTGCACAGCGGTGCTTTTGGCAGGCTAGATAGAAATAAACCAGCTTATACAATTACTACTAGATTTGATACGCCATCTGTTGGTCGTGTTACTCATCCAACCCAACATAGGGCTCTGACACCTAGAGAGGCTGCTAGAATACAATCGTTTGACGATAGCTTTATCTTTTATGGGAGTAAAAGTTCAATTGGCACACAAATTGGGAATGCTGTGCCACCATTATTAGCTGAGGCGATAGCCAGCAGAATCTCTAAAGTTTTAAATAAATATGATAAATAA
- a CDS encoding DUF3883 domain-containing protein, which yields MINNYQRFLDEKNGSNFWRKAKQKEYTTDTVNKIHQELTVNFKKLTTRNSITLRYLGFVINLGGDKLKLSNAGETFINSPYKQKILDEQLMKVYLDAPFINNKVSIKIAPMEVLLQLLYIVGNITFEEYALFVCWINKKIEIPTVVKLLRGYRHAKDKTPYQDIFAQKAYELGITDFHDNVKRFFDMLSTSSYIEKDKKNNIASNLSKKDIKVILSSFSHRDFSGKGYYEYLTTNDGWQFYSSNPNYQRIFDTLQKKSTQEQSDIFEQIVGVDQLPKLEEVNPQLVDITISPSLRTKSTERIKSAVGNKIDYTERDANNKIVGDFAEQVVIKYEKENLLILGKKKFAGQVTQVSLESDSYGYDVLSYNKSGKEKHIEVKAVKGKPNSSFRFFISENEIAVAKSDKNYHLYVVFDYMSQSPCIYKMINPFLNKIPGVTITPVKYQVLVEVKK from the coding sequence ATGATAAATAATTATCAAAGATTTCTTGATGAAAAAAATGGTAGTAATTTCTGGCGAAAAGCCAAACAGAAAGAATATACTACCGACACTGTTAACAAAATTCATCAAGAATTAACAGTTAACTTCAAAAAACTCACTACTCGCAATAGTATTACATTGCGTTATTTAGGTTTCGTAATAAATCTGGGTGGTGATAAATTAAAACTATCAAATGCCGGAGAGACTTTTATTAATTCTCCATACAAACAGAAAATACTCGATGAACAATTAATGAAAGTGTATCTGGATGCACCTTTTATTAATAATAAAGTTTCCATCAAGATCGCCCCAATGGAGGTATTATTACAATTACTTTATATTGTTGGTAATATTACTTTTGAGGAATACGCACTTTTTGTATGCTGGATAAATAAAAAGATCGAGATTCCCACTGTTGTTAAGCTATTGCGTGGTTATAGGCACGCCAAAGACAAAACGCCTTACCAAGATATATTTGCACAAAAAGCATACGAATTAGGGATTACGGACTTCCATGATAACGTCAAACGCTTTTTTGATATGCTCTCAACCTCTTCATATATAGAAAAAGATAAGAAAAATAATATAGCCTCAAATCTTTCAAAGAAAGATATTAAAGTTATTCTAAGTAGTTTTTCTCATAGGGACTTTAGTGGTAAAGGATATTATGAATACCTTACCACAAATGATGGGTGGCAATTTTATTCATCGAATCCGAATTATCAAAGGATTTTTGATACATTACAAAAGAAATCAACACAAGAACAGAGTGACATTTTTGAGCAAATAGTTGGTGTTGACCAATTACCAAAACTTGAAGAAGTGAATCCTCAGCTTGTCGATATAACGATTAGTCCGTCGTTAAGAACTAAGTCTACGGAAAGAATTAAGAGTGCAGTTGGAAATAAAATTGACTATACAGAAAGAGACGCAAACAATAAAATTGTGGGTGATTTTGCTGAGCAAGTCGTAATTAAATACGAAAAAGAAAATTTACTAATTCTGGGTAAGAAGAAATTCGCAGGTCAAGTAACCCAAGTGTCACTGGAATCAGATAGCTACGGCTATGATGTACTATCATACAATAAATCAGGTAAAGAAAAACACATAGAGGTTAAAGCGGTTAAGGGTAAACCAAATTCTTCTTTCCGTTTCTTCATATCAGAAAATGAAATCGCCGTAGCTAAATCAGACAAGAATTATCATTTGTATGTAGTGTTCGATTATATGTCCCAATCCCCATGTATCTACAAAATGATAAATCCATTTTTAAATAAAATTCCAGGGGTAACTATTACACCTGTTAAGTACCAAGTGTTAGTAGAAGTGAAGAAGTAG
- a CDS encoding methionine adenosyltransferase domain-containing protein, protein MSQQLRTAEFVSPKHPDKICDYIADRILDEHLKLDPHARVAVEVMGGHGLITHNGEITSNAQIDYEQVVKDIVGSEYKVIFNIAQQSPEIARGVDIGGAGDQGIMVGYACSNTPDNMPLEYSLARQLCQDIYKQYPYDGKVQVTVDYGGAGAANSAADNSDSSNFKITCVVASFQNSKSSELEELVRSLIAADRYLINPAGQWSQGGFDADSGLSGRKLVVDAYGPHVPIGGGSFSGKDYTKVDRSGAYYARKVAVDLLSKQIAAQANSNPQSLPQEVLVKIAYAIGVAKPVMATAYFTYPDGINLADGSKNGLWQDISHLYDFSPKAICEILDLARPQYAELSQWGHFGRGNVWDRPFTETL, encoded by the coding sequence ATGTCTCAGCAATTGAGAACAGCCGAATTTGTTTCTCCTAAGCATCCCGATAAAATCTGCGACTATATTGCAGACCGAATCCTAGATGAGCACCTTAAACTAGACCCCCATGCGCGCGTGGCAGTAGAAGTAATGGGTGGTCATGGCCTCATTACTCATAATGGCGAAATAACTAGTAACGCCCAAATAGATTATGAACAAGTCGTTAAAGACATTGTTGGTAGCGAATACAAAGTTATATTTAACATCGCCCAGCAAAGTCCAGAGATTGCCCGCGGGGTGGATATTGGAGGCGCGGGGGATCAGGGGATCATGGTGGGTTATGCCTGCAGTAATACCCCAGACAATATGCCGCTAGAGTACAGTTTAGCTCGCCAGCTGTGCCAAGATATTTATAAGCAATATCCTTATGACGGGAAAGTTCAGGTGACTGTAGATTATGGCGGCGCAGGGGCGGCGAATTCCGCAGCGGATAATTCTGACAGCAGTAATTTTAAAATAACCTGCGTCGTAGCAAGCTTTCAAAATTCAAAATCAAGCGAACTGGAAGAGCTGGTGCGCAGCTTAATTGCTGCCGACAGGTATTTGATCAATCCAGCGGGGCAGTGGAGCCAAGGCGGGTTTGATGCCGACTCCGGCTTATCCGGCCGCAAGCTGGTGGTGGATGCCTATGGTCCTCATGTTCCAATCGGCGGCGGGTCATTTAGCGGTAAAGATTACACTAAAGTCGACCGCAGCGGTGCTTACTATGCGCGCAAGGTGGCAGTTGATTTATTAAGCAAGCAAATTGCCGCACAGGCAAATTCAAACCCGCAAAGTCTTCCTCAAGAAGTTCTTGTAAAAATCGCCTATGCCATCGGCGTTGCCAAGCCTGTGATGGCAACTGCCTATTTTACCTACCCTGACGGCATTAATCTCGCTGACGGCTCAAAAAACGGCCTGTGGCAAGACATTTCCCATCTGTACGACTTCTCGCCCAAGGCCATTTGCGAAATCTTAGATTTAGCCAGGCCTCAATACGCCGAGCTGAGCCAGTGGGGTCATTTCGGGCGGGGGAATGTGTGGGACAGACCGTTTACCGAAACTTTATAA
- a CDS encoding ribbon-helix-helix protein, CopG family, protein MRQTMNISVSPKLKKAIEAAVQKGGYTSKSEFLRDIFRAWEEQQILKDVRQSEREFAAGKGKILKSLRDLR, encoded by the coding sequence ATGAGACAGACTATGAATATTTCGGTTTCGCCGAAGTTAAAAAAAGCCATCGAGGCTGCAGTGCAAAAGGGTGGATACACTAGCAAAAGCGAGTTTTTGCGTGACATTTTTCGTGCATGGGAAGAGCAGCAGATATTAAAAGATGTTAGGCAGAGCGAAAGAGAGTTTGCAGCGGGTAAAGGGAAGATATTAAAATCACTCAGAGACTTGCGGTAA
- a CDS encoding type II toxin-antitoxin system RelE/ParE family toxin: MKITQRLAVTPLHPSLDTHKLSGELDGFWSFSINYRYRIIFEFIPDGSVRFHAVGGHEVYK; the protein is encoded by the coding sequence ATTAAAATCACTCAGAGACTTGCGGTAACACCGCTTCATCCAAGTTTGGATACACATAAACTCAGTGGAGAGCTTGATGGCTTTTGGTCGTTTTCTATCAATTATCGTTATAGAATAATTTTTGAATTTATACCAGACGGATCAGTGCGCTTTCATGCTGTGGGCGGACATGAAGTTTATAAATGA
- a CDS encoding LD-carboxypeptidase, with protein MKPFAKLSKLKAGDTVGIVSPSFAAPGMWPHMYELGLKRVREVFGLNPIDYPATAKLGASSQERTADLVAAFTDPQVKAVIASLGGDDQVTYVKNISPEPFVQNPKPYFGYSDNTHFMNFLWLNGIPSYYGGSIFTQYAMQNKMDEFTVKYLKLALFEESQEVELTFSPVFNDVGLQWNDPETINMTREYEPNEGWYWDGAAGEAKGITWGGCLESIDEILRHGVATPALEDFDNIILFLETSEEMPDARYVRRVLRALGERGVLARVQGVLVGRPKAWHFGREKTPEEKQVHRAEQRETFVKVIRDYNKTVPIVQNMDFGHTDPQICLPYGGEARIDCTNKKVFVKF; from the coding sequence ATGAAACCCTTTGCCAAACTCTCTAAATTGAAGGCGGGCGACACTGTAGGTATCGTTTCGCCGTCATTTGCCGCGCCCGGCATGTGGCCGCATATGTACGAGCTCGGACTCAAGCGAGTGCGAGAAGTTTTTGGTTTAAATCCCATTGACTATCCGGCAACTGCTAAACTGGGCGCATCTAGCCAAGAGCGCACCGCCGACTTAGTGGCAGCTTTTACCGATCCACAGGTTAAGGCAGTTATTGCCTCTTTAGGCGGGGACGACCAAGTGACTTATGTTAAAAACATTTCTCCAGAGCCCTTCGTGCAAAACCCTAAGCCTTACTTTGGTTATAGCGACAACACGCATTTTATGAACTTCCTTTGGCTCAACGGCATTCCTTCGTATTACGGCGGCTCCATTTTTACGCAGTACGCCATGCAGAACAAGATGGATGAGTTTACAGTTAAATATTTAAAGCTTGCTTTGTTTGAAGAATCTCAAGAAGTGGAACTCACTTTTAGCCCCGTCTTTAACGACGTGGGCTTGCAGTGGAATGATCCGGAAACCATTAATATGACCCGCGAGTACGAACCTAACGAAGGCTGGTATTGGGACGGTGCAGCAGGCGAGGCGAAAGGAATCACCTGGGGCGGGTGCTTGGAATCGATCGACGAAATCTTGCGCCACGGCGTAGCGACTCCAGCTTTAGAAGATTTCGATAATATTATTTTATTCCTAGAAACTTCCGAAGAAATGCCTGATGCGAGGTACGTCCGCCGAGTTTTACGCGCACTAGGTGAGCGGGGAGTGTTGGCTCGCGTGCAAGGCGTGCTCGTAGGCCGGCCCAAGGCATGGCATTTTGGCAGAGAGAAAACTCCGGAAGAAAAACAAGTCCACCGAGCAGAACAGCGAGAGACTTTTGTTAAAGTCATTAGGGATTATAACAAGACGGTGCCGATTGTTCAGAATATGGACTTCGGTCACACCGATCCGCAGATCTGCTTGCCTTACGGCGGGGAAGCGCGTATTGACTGCACTAATAAAAAGGTGTTCGTAAAGTTTTAG
- a CDS encoding NERD domain-containing protein, whose product MPAKVYGTDSRYLGKQRGLFNVQNYLYLSTGLTFWLIVAFIFLYGMTTERSLLLKILLPLFMGAGSLCLWLAFKKLGKVINYEKGQSGEREVLKVLQSLPSNYAVFCDLLIGGKRGNIDYVVSGPKGFFAVEVKNWQHANGRYLDEAIEQTMRGTLQVHKYLSGINKSPIFIQGILVIAGGNNSVQTRMIGHTLLIHKDKLVDYLISQKDVAYQSQVIHLENHLAHFTSHNVV is encoded by the coding sequence ATGCCGGCAAAAGTGTACGGTACAGACAGCAGATATTTAGGAAAGCAAAGAGGTTTGTTTAATGTTCAGAATTACTTGTACTTAAGTACTGGCCTAACTTTTTGGCTCATAGTTGCTTTCATCTTTTTGTATGGGATGACCACCGAAAGGTCTCTGTTGTTGAAAATACTCTTGCCTTTGTTTATGGGTGCCGGAAGCCTGTGTTTGTGGTTGGCTTTCAAAAAATTAGGCAAGGTTATAAATTATGAAAAAGGGCAGAGCGGAGAACGAGAAGTATTGAAAGTTTTGCAAAGCCTTCCAAGCAATTATGCTGTATTCTGCGATCTGCTCATCGGCGGCAAAAGAGGCAATATTGATTATGTTGTTTCTGGTCCCAAAGGATTCTTCGCTGTTGAGGTAAAGAATTGGCAACATGCCAATGGCCGTTATTTAGATGAAGCTATCGAACAGACCATGAGGGGAACGCTGCAAGTTCACAAATATTTGTCCGGAATTAATAAAAGTCCGATATTCATTCAAGGGATACTGGTCATTGCCGGCGGGAACAATTCAGTACAAACCAGAATGATCGGCCATACTTTACTGATCCATAAGGACAAGTTGGTGGATTACCTTATCAGCCAGAAGGACGTTGCTTATCAGAGCCAGGTCATTCATCTAGAAAATCATTTAGCCCACTTTACAAGCCACAACGTGGTTTAG
- a CDS encoding trypsin-like peptidase domain-containing protein: MDRKFQIQQDKIALRSFVDNFHWSSGLSDEEAKLNLHDGLREIVYGNGYHAGNALLVTKNGYIITCYHCIFDYQTRPVFIRSLDGKGYRIEKICGYSTSNDIALAKIALEGPAEPIRYRFAVKHDIEQRFVVDLLVRIENRLKKKTGVIHFPMLSTYKNRGQAIRNEDLRNQVAIHMNGQPGDSGGIITTERSEIYGVLASRSYRFRVNPLTGVKYDEQVVATCTFWFEALGIIQKVIGYR; this comes from the coding sequence ATGGATCGTAAGTTTCAGATTCAACAGGACAAGATCGCATTGCGATCGTTCGTTGATAATTTCCATTGGTCTTCTGGTCTTAGCGACGAAGAAGCCAAGCTCAATCTGCACGACGGATTGCGGGAAATTGTTTATGGCAATGGTTATCATGCAGGCAATGCTTTGCTGGTTACCAAAAACGGTTACATCATCACGTGCTATCATTGCATCTTTGATTATCAGACTAGGCCTGTGTTTATCCGTTCTCTGGATGGCAAAGGCTATCGCATAGAAAAGATCTGCGGTTACAGCACGAGCAATGACATTGCTTTAGCAAAAATTGCTTTGGAAGGGCCGGCAGAACCGATTCGTTACCGGTTTGCTGTAAAGCACGACATCGAACAGCGATTCGTGGTGGATCTGTTAGTGAGAATAGAAAACCGGCTCAAGAAAAAAACCGGTGTCATTCATTTTCCCATGTTAAGCACTTATAAAAATCGGGGACAGGCTATTCGCAATGAAGATCTTCGCAATCAGGTAGCCATTCATATGAACGGCCAGCCTGGAGATTCTGGCGGAATTATCACCACGGAACGCTCGGAGATTTACGGCGTGCTTGCATCCAGGTCTTACCGGTTTAGGGTTAATCCTTTAACTGGCGTAAAGTATGACGAGCAGGTCGTGGCCACATGTACGTTTTGGTTCGAAGCCTTGGGTATAATCCAGAAGGTAATCGGATATCGGTAG
- a CDS encoding trypsin-like peptidase domain-containing protein, whose product MKGIINDLYSSVVDGVTQLGDEFKLMSAHMEADFKEFTQELGIGYFSKLSREQLQLDKAALAEFANNFYWGNFLSDQEAKTNLERGIVEIVGEGGGHSSNGLLITRNGYVITSHHCVDDLHKGRLFVRRDNGQFYRITKVVFAGKGSDIALVKADKGGPAEAIRYRFAPKFDIAQEFPVAHYSYWNQRLKKIFGIVRNPKLRKVRALGKEFPYGNQVEVSMKTICGDSGGIVATKNSEIYGVVSTGNAKDVDITYCTFWFEAIAIINGLINYKKKAEAKHS is encoded by the coding sequence ATGAAAGGTATCATTAACGATCTGTACAGCTCCGTCGTAGACGGAGTGACCCAGCTTGGCGATGAATTTAAACTGATGTCAGCGCACATGGAGGCGGATTTTAAAGAATTCACTCAGGAGCTGGGTATTGGCTACTTTTCAAAGCTGAGCCGCGAGCAACTGCAGCTGGACAAAGCTGCATTGGCGGAATTCGCCAATAACTTTTACTGGGGAAATTTTCTTTCTGACCAAGAAGCGAAGACTAACCTAGAACGCGGTATTGTGGAAATTGTCGGCGAGGGCGGCGGCCATTCTTCCAATGGTCTGCTTATTACCCGCAACGGCTATGTTATTACGAGTCACCATTGCGTGGATGACCTGCACAAAGGCCGGTTATTTGTCCGGCGAGATAATGGCCAGTTTTATCGGATCACGAAGGTTGTTTTTGCCGGCAAAGGCAGCGATATCGCTTTGGTGAAAGCCGACAAGGGCGGTCCTGCGGAAGCGATTCGCTATCGTTTTGCTCCCAAGTTCGACATTGCCCAGGAGTTTCCGGTGGCCCATTACTCTTACTGGAACCAACGGCTAAAGAAAATTTTTGGCATCGTTCGTAACCCTAAATTGCGTAAGGTCCGTGCTTTGGGCAAAGAATTCCCTTACGGCAATCAAGTGGAGGTTTCCATGAAGACTATCTGTGGTGATTCCGGGGGAATAGTCGCCACAAAGAACTCCGAGATTTATGGAGTAGTTTCTACAGGCAATGCCAAGGATGTCGACATTACCTATTGTACGTTTTGGTTCGAGGCCATCGCTATTATCAACGGCCTCATCAATTACAAGAAGAAAGCCGAGGCCAAGCATAGCTAA
- a CDS encoding US12 family protein — translation MTTIFFATLTITAVIGIAGILYPKSVAHWGGFLLTGLIALIVCQFGAILLASFGYPVQFAFTALDWVGVFIFSLYIFYDMNQAVRAEFTTRNALTFAVGMYLNIINLFLRLLSLFGTRTIKKQTVLI, via the coding sequence GTGACCACCATCTTCTTCGCTACACTCACCATCACGGCAGTAATCGGCATTGCAGGAATTCTCTATCCGAAATCGGTAGCCCATTGGGGAGGTTTTCTGCTTACAGGGCTTATTGCCTTGATTGTCTGCCAATTCGGCGCAATACTATTAGCCTCGTTCGGCTATCCGGTGCAATTCGCTTTCACGGCCTTGGACTGGGTCGGCGTGTTCATCTTTTCGCTGTATATCTTTTACGATATGAACCAAGCGGTAAGAGCGGAATTCACGACCCGCAACGCTCTAACTTTTGCGGTCGGCATGTACCTCAACATCATCAATCTATTCCTTCGACTGCTTTCGCTTTTCGGAACAAGGACGATTAAAAAACAAACCGTTCTGATCTAG
- a CDS encoding nucleotide pyrophosphohydrolase: MSEIQAQIEALRQFHRERDWKQFHNPKDLAISLSLEASEVLELFQWKSPEEIAEFAVTGKQEIQEELADVFNWVLVMCDDLGIDIIKAAQDKLEKNKLKYPVDKAKGRHTKYNKLI; this comes from the coding sequence ATGTCGGAAATACAAGCACAGATTGAGGCCTTAAGGCAGTTTCATCGGGAGCGCGATTGGAAGCAGTTCCATAACCCCAAAGATTTGGCCATCTCTCTTAGCCTGGAAGCTTCCGAAGTATTGGAGCTTTTCCAATGGAAGTCTCCGGAAGAGATTGCAGAATTTGCTGTGACTGGCAAGCAGGAGATACAGGAAGAGCTGGCAGACGTTTTTAACTGGGTGCTGGTGATGTGCGATGACCTGGGAATCGACATTATCAAAGCCGCCCAGGACAAGCTCGAAAAGAACAAGCTTAAGTATCCGGTCGATAAGGCCAAGGGCCGTCATACTAAGTACAATAAATTGATATGA
- a CDS encoding zf-TFIIB domain-containing protein → MQCPNDQTTLAMTERQGVEIDYCPTCRGVWLDRGELDKLIASSESAGAPMQEHRPQQQHSQPYQDRPRYDDRPKYDDHSSYGGHHKKKRKESFLGDLFDF, encoded by the coding sequence ATGCAATGCCCAAATGACCAGACTACTTTGGCTATGACAGAACGCCAAGGAGTCGAAATCGATTACTGTCCAACCTGCCGCGGGGTATGGCTCGATCGCGGAGAGCTGGATAAGCTCATTGCCAGCAGCGAGTCTGCCGGCGCCCCTATGCAGGAACATCGTCCACAGCAGCAGCATTCACAGCCGTATCAGGATCGGCCCCGATATGACGACCGGCCAAAGTATGACGATCATTCTTCGTACGGCGGCCATCACAAGAAGAAGAGGAAAGAATCTTTTCTTGGCGACTTGTTCGATTTTTAG